The DNA window CGCTTGTAGAGTGCCGTTGGGCCAGGATAACGGCAGCTGGCCGCTCTCGACTCGTGCCGGGTGCCGTTGCTACGCCGGCAGGACGACCACCTTCGTCTTGACCGGCGTCCTTGAATAGAGGTGGATCATGTCCTGACTGAGCAGGCCGACGCACCCGCTCGTAATGCCTGTTCCGATCGATTCGGCATCGCTGCTGGCATAGATCGTATAGAGCGTATATGCGCCGTTCTGATAGAGATAGAGCGTGCGGGCCCCGAGCGGATTGTCGAGGCCGCCGGGCATGCCGCCGGCGTACTTGGCCGCCTCCGGTTGGCGCCGAATCATCTCTTTTGGGGGAGTCCAGGTCGCCCATTCGCCCTTGCGCCCGACATAGGCGTCACCGCTCCATCGGAACCCGTCGCGGCCGACATTGGCGCCATAGCGGGTGGCATATCCGTCGTCCTCGATACGGTAGACGTAGTAATTAGCGGGGTCGACGATGATGGTACCGGGCGCCTCTTTGGTGTCGTAGCGTACGGTTTTGCGATAATATTTCGGATCGACTTTGCTGACGTCGACCGCCGGGATCGGGAATTTCTCGTCGGGCACCGGTCCGTAGACCTTCGAAGCCTCGGCGAAGCTCATGCCGTCGGAGGTCACGCAGCCGGCCAGCCCCACCGCGCCCACGCTGACCGCCGAGCCGATCAGAAACGACCTGCGGTTCAGAAGCGTCACCCGCCCGCGTAAAGCGACGTCGTCGACCCCTCCGGCATTGGCATTCCCACCGTCCGTGATCATGATTTGGTCGCTCCCCATGTCCTAAAGCCTGACAGGACAATATCCCGACAGACACCCGCTGAAGGCCTAAGCTGAGCTGACATTGCCGCCACACGTCCAGATTGGCAAGCCCGACCGGCGCCGGAGAAAGGGAGCGGTTTCTCCTGTCTAGGGAAGATACGGCCAAGGTTCACCTATGCAAGTGAGAAACCCGTGTGCTTCGGCGAAGAGATCCCAGGGTGCAGTTTACATTCCCGCCCGCCTTTGCTCAGGCCTAGCTGGCGACCTCCTGCCGCAGGGCCTTTTCCGGTGGTCGAGTTCTCGAAGGAGTGGCGGTGATAGCGCAGCCCTGCCGCATTGAAGAGACCCTCAACAGCCTGCTGCTTTGGTGGAGCTGAGGGCTGGCCGGGGTCACAAAGCGTCACCTACCTTCTGGTTTGTCCAGATCATGAAAATCCCCAAAGCCCGAAACGTTTCGCACAGGCCTCCTGTCGGCAGCAAGGTTGTCCCCGGCCGGTATCGCCGTGCTGGTCACCCCACCTGGGCTGCGTTGCCGCGCCTCGATGAACTGGACAGGCGCAAACAGGGATGCTTGCAATTCTCCCAGGAGATCTTTGATAGGTTGCCCAGCGAGGCGCCTGCAGCCCCCGACTTTCTCTCTCGCGGTGGTGAAATGGGCGCGGATGCGCGCGCATGATTGGTCAACCTCGCCGTTGGGTGAGCCTCGCACCTGGCCGTATTCCCTGCGCGCCCTGGTGCGCCTGATGCTCAACGCCAAGCAGGCGATGTTCATCGCCTGGGGACCGGACCTCGCCTTTCTCTACAATGACGATTACGCGCCGATCTTCGGCGCCAAGCACCCTCATGCCTTGGGTCGGCCGTTCAACGAAGTCTGGTCCGATATCTGGGAGCAGATCCGGGCTCTGGTCGACAGCACCCTGGCTGGCCGGGCGGTCGGGCAGGAGGATCTCCTGATCCCCATGGAGCGGAACGGCTACCGCGAGGATGCCTGGTTCAGCTTCTCCTACAATCCTGTATGGGAGGATACCGACACCATTGCCGGCATGTTCTGCGCCTGTACGGAAACCACCGACAAGGTGCGGGCCGAGCGACGGGTCGCCAGTGAACGCGAACGGTTGCGCGAGCTGTTCCATCAGGCGCCCGGCTTCATGGCGATGCTCACGGGCCCCGATCACACGTTTGAGATGGTCAACACCTCCTACTACCAGCTCGTGGGCCACCGCGACATTGTGGGCAAGCCTGCGCTGGAAGCTCTGCCGGAGGTCATGGACCAAGGGTTCAAGGGGATCCTCGATACCGTCTACCGTACCGGCGAGACGTTCGTCGGGAACGGCATCCCGATCATGCTCGAGCGGGCCCCCAAAGCGAAGCCCGAAAAGCGTTTCGTCAACTTCGTGTATCAGCCGGTCCGGGACAGCCATGGACACGTCTTCGGGATCTTCGCCGAAGGCAGCGATGTAACCGAGGCGAAACAGACGGAAGAGCGGCTGCGTGCCAATGAGGCACAGCTCTGGGCCATCTTTGCGCAGGCCCCTGTCGGCCTGTCGGAGGTCGGCGCTGATGGGCGTTTTGTCCAGGTTAACGACGAGCTCTGTCGCATTTTGGGACGCTCCCGTGAGGACGTGCTCGGCCGCAGCGTTGCCGATGTCACACATCCGGACGACATTCCACCGAGTCTCGCTGCGGTTGCGCGTGCGGTGGAGACGGGGGAGCCCGCCTCGTTCGACAAGCGCTACGTTCGTCCCGACGGCGCCGTCATGTGGGCCAACAGCAACATCACGCGCCTGAACGTCTCCGACGAGCGGCCCGGCAGCCTGCTCGTGGTCACGATTGATCTCACGGCACGGCGGCACGCGGAAGCGGCCCTTCGAGAGAGCGAGGCCCGGTTTCAAGCGATTGCCAATTCGATCGACCAGATGATCTGGTCCACTCGGGCCGATGGGTGCTACGACTTCTTCAATCAGCGCTGGTACGACTTTACCGGCATACCCGAGGGTTCGACCGACGGCGACGTATTGTCGGACCTCTTCCATCCGGACGATCAGGAGCCTATGAGAGCTCTGTGGCGCCATTCTCTGGCGACGGGCGAACCGTACCGGGGCGAATACCGGCTGCGCCACCGCTCCGGGCACTTCCGGTGGGTGCTCGGCCGCGCGCAGCCGGTCCGAGAGGAGAGCGTCCGGATTGCGCGTTGGTTCGGCACCTATACCGACATCCAGGAGATTGTCGAGGCCCGCGAGGTTCTCACCCGTTCGCGTGAGGAGCTGGAGCATGAAATCGCCGAGCGCACGGCCGAGCGCGATCGTATCTGGCAAAACTCGAACGAACTCATGGGCGTGTTCGGGTTCGATGGTCGGCGGCGCGCCGTTAATCCCTCGTGGCAGCGGGTGCTGGGTGCGGTAGCCCTTGAGGGGCTGGTTCGGGGCGAGCGCCTCGTTGATTTCGAGGACCGCCTCAGGCACGCGGACGGTAGCTATCGGGTGATCTCGTGGACGGGGGTTCCGGGGGACGGGGTGTTCTACGGCATCGGCCGTGACGTTACGGAATACCGTCGGGCCGAGGACGCGCTGCGGCAGGCGCAGAAGATGGAGGCGGTGGGGCAGCTCACTGGAGGCGTGGCGCACGACCTCAACAACCTGCTCACCATCGTGCGCTCCTCCATCGAGTTCCTGCGGCGGCCGAACCTCCCGGAGGAGCGGCGGATCCGCTACATCGACGCGATCGCCGACACGGTCGACCGTGCCTCCAAGCTCACCGGGCAGCTGCTGGCCTTCGCACGGCGGCAGGCGCTCAAGCCGGAAGTGTTCGACGTGTCGGAGCGCATCCGCGCTGTCATCGACATGCTGCGTACCATCGTGGGTTCGCGCATTCGGATCGTGATCGACATCGCCTGCGAACATTGCTTCGTGGAAGCCGACGTCACGCAGTTCGAGACCGCGCTCGTGAACATGGCAGTGAATGCTCGGGACGCCATGGACGGCGAGGGTACCTTGAGGGTGCGTGTTGACTCCGTCTCCAGCATGCCCGCAATCCGGAGGCACGCGGGTGGACCCGGCCGGTTCGTGGCCGTGTCGATCGGCGATACCGGCGTGGGTATTCCTAATAGGCTCGGCCATATCTTCGAGCTCTTCTTCACCACCAAAGAGGTCGGTCGGGGGACCGGACTGGGCCTCAGCCAAGTCTATGGGTTTGCCAAACAGTCCGGAGGCGATGTGGCCGTCGAGAGCATGGTCGGGCAGGGCACTTCGTTTACGTTGTATCTGCCGCGAACCGCAAGGGGCATCGCGCCCGACGCAGAGGGTGACCGGCGGGGGAGCCGCTACGAGGAGGAAGGCCGGGGCTGCCGGGTTCTGCTGGTCGAGGACAATCTCGAGGTTGGTCGGTTCTCAACGCAGCTTCTCCTGGATCTCGGCTACGAGACCACCTGGGCGGCTCATGCGGGCGAGGCCCTCAAGCTGCTGGATGAGGATATTTCCCGTTTCGATGTGGTCTTTTCGGACGTGGTGATGCCCGGCATGAGCGGGATCGAGCTGGGGCGGGAAATCCGACGGCGCTATCCTGGTCTTCCAGTGGTGCTGACTTCCGGCTACAGCCATGTTCTGGCCGAGGAAGGGCGTCGCGGCTTCGAGTTGCTGCAGAAGCCCTATGCGGTCGACGAGGTCTCGCGGATGCTGCACCGGGTGACCCGCCGCAGACCGGCTATCCTTTTGCATGTGCTCGCACTTGACCTTGTCGCGGCGGTTTTGGCTCAGCCGCGAGGTAGACCGCATGTCGGCATCCAGATCTGTTTGAAGCGGAAGGAGTCATGAGCGTCCGTGTCCGCGTCGGTGCTTGTCGATGGGACCCTTCGAGGCATGGCATCATGTGGCCAGGAGAAAAATGCCGCCACCTGCAAGGACAGCACTCCAGACGACATCCAGGTTGATCCAGCCCCGTCTGAGGAAGGCGAGCCCTTGGTCATAGACGATCAGGCTGACGGCTCCGATCACCGCCAGCATGGCTCCAGTATGTACGGCGAGCGCTGCAACGGAGATCGGGAGGGAGGTAGAGGTCGTGAGCTCGCTGTCCACGCCGGAGGACATGCACAGCGACA is part of the Microvirga terrae genome and encodes:
- a CDS encoding L,D-transpeptidase, encoding MITDGGNANAGGVDDVALRGRVTLLNRRSFLIGSAVSVGAVGLAGCVTSDGMSFAEASKVYGPVPDEKFPIPAVDVSKVDPKYYRKTVRYDTKEAPGTIIVDPANYYVYRIEDDGYATRYGANVGRDGFRWSGDAYVGRKGEWATWTPPKEMIRRQPEAAKYAGGMPGGLDNPLGARTLYLYQNGAYTLYTIYASSDAESIGTGITSGCVGLLSQDMIHLYSRTPVKTKVVVLPA
- a CDS encoding PAS domain S-box protein; amino-acid sequence: MGEPRTWPYSLRALVRLMLNAKQAMFIAWGPDLAFLYNDDYAPIFGAKHPHALGRPFNEVWSDIWEQIRALVDSTLAGRAVGQEDLLIPMERNGYREDAWFSFSYNPVWEDTDTIAGMFCACTETTDKVRAERRVASERERLRELFHQAPGFMAMLTGPDHTFEMVNTSYYQLVGHRDIVGKPALEALPEVMDQGFKGILDTVYRTGETFVGNGIPIMLERAPKAKPEKRFVNFVYQPVRDSHGHVFGIFAEGSDVTEAKQTEERLRANEAQLWAIFAQAPVGLSEVGADGRFVQVNDELCRILGRSREDVLGRSVADVTHPDDIPPSLAAVARAVETGEPASFDKRYVRPDGAVMWANSNITRLNVSDERPGSLLVVTIDLTARRHAEAALRESEARFQAIANSIDQMIWSTRADGCYDFFNQRWYDFTGIPEGSTDGDVLSDLFHPDDQEPMRALWRHSLATGEPYRGEYRLRHRSGHFRWVLGRAQPVREESVRIARWFGTYTDIQEIVEAREVLTRSREELEHEIAERTAERDRIWQNSNELMGVFGFDGRRRAVNPSWQRVLGAVALEGLVRGERLVDFEDRLRHADGSYRVISWTGVPGDGVFYGIGRDVTEYRRAEDALRQAQKMEAVGQLTGGVAHDLNNLLTIVRSSIEFLRRPNLPEERRIRYIDAIADTVDRASKLTGQLLAFARRQALKPEVFDVSERIRAVIDMLRTIVGSRIRIVIDIACEHCFVEADVTQFETALVNMAVNARDAMDGEGTLRVRVDSVSSMPAIRRHAGGPGRFVAVSIGDTGVGIPNRLGHIFELFFTTKEVGRGTGLGLSQVYGFAKQSGGDVAVESMVGQGTSFTLYLPRTARGIAPDAEGDRRGSRYEEEGRGCRVLLVEDNLEVGRFSTQLLLDLGYETTWAAHAGEALKLLDEDISRFDVVFSDVVMPGMSGIELGREIRRRYPGLPVVLTSGYSHVLAEEGRRGFELLQKPYAVDEVSRMLHRVTRRRPAILLHVLALDLVAAVLAQPRGRPHVGIQICLKRKES